One Fundidesulfovibrio putealis DSM 16056 DNA segment encodes these proteins:
- a CDS encoding 3-dehydroquinate synthase II family protein — MKQVWFSAMPFDKTLVTLALESGVDAVITDAKHAPDVRALGRVDVFTPEDIVRVELASKADEDIAVAALAAGKKTVLGLGWEIIPVENILAQSVGLGVEVADLDQARLAAGILERGVDVIVALPQAAADLKKIVADVKLSQGTIPLEKAVITSIKAAGLGHRVCVDTMSMLKKGQGMLVGNSSAFTFLVHAETESNPYVAARPFRVNAGAVHAYAVMPGDRTSYLEELSSGDEVLIVSADGSTSLATIGRTKVEIRPMLLVTATVCGVEGAVFLQNAETIRLTRATGEPVSVVSLKVGDEVLCKVDQAGRHFGMRICEEIKEG; from the coding sequence GTGAAACAGGTCTGGTTTTCAGCAATGCCTTTCGACAAGACCCTGGTCACCCTGGCCCTGGAGTCCGGCGTGGACGCCGTGATCACCGACGCCAAGCACGCCCCCGACGTGCGCGCCCTGGGCCGGGTGGACGTGTTCACCCCAGAAGATATCGTTCGGGTTGAGCTTGCCTCCAAGGCAGACGAGGACATCGCCGTGGCCGCGCTTGCCGCGGGCAAGAAGACAGTGCTGGGGCTCGGCTGGGAGATCATCCCCGTGGAGAACATCCTGGCCCAGTCCGTGGGCCTGGGCGTTGAAGTCGCGGACCTGGATCAGGCGCGACTTGCCGCCGGAATCCTGGAGCGCGGCGTGGACGTGATCGTGGCGCTGCCCCAGGCCGCCGCCGACCTCAAAAAGATCGTGGCGGATGTGAAGCTCTCCCAGGGGACCATCCCCCTGGAGAAGGCCGTGATCACCTCCATCAAGGCCGCCGGGCTCGGCCACCGGGTGTGCGTGGACACCATGAGCATGCTCAAAAAGGGCCAGGGTATGCTGGTGGGGAACTCCAGCGCCTTCACCTTCCTGGTGCACGCCGAGACCGAGTCCAACCCCTACGTGGCCGCGCGCCCGTTTCGCGTGAACGCCGGGGCCGTGCACGCCTACGCCGTGATGCCCGGAGACCGCACAAGCTACCTGGAAGAGCTGTCCTCCGGCGACGAGGTGCTCATCGTGTCGGCGGACGGGTCCACGTCGCTGGCCACCATCGGGCGCACCAAGGTGGAGATCCGCCCCATGCTGCTGGTCACGGCTACGGTCTGCGGCGTGGAGGGCGCGGTGTTTTTGCAGAACGCCGAGACCATCCGCCTGACGCGCGCCACCGGCGAACCGGTCAGCGTGGTCAGCCTGAAGGTGGGCGACGAGGTGCTGTGCAAGGTGGATCAGG
- a CDS encoding 2-amino-3,7-dideoxy-D-threo-hept-6-ulosonate synthase: MLIGKAVRLERIFNRNTNRTIIVPMDHGVTVGPIDGLIDMRETINQVAEGGANAVLMHKGLVRCSHRKRGRDVGLIIHLSASTTISPFPNAKTLVGTVEDALKLGADGVSLHINLGDETERHMLEDFGHISSSASDWGVPVLAMVYARGPKVKNEYDPDVVAHCARVGLELGADVVKVPYTGDIESFAKVCDACCIPVVIAGGPKLSNVRDLVCMAHDSVQAGGSGLSIGRNIFQYGQPSRLVQALHGVVHLNWEVEQAMELLKD, from the coding sequence ATGCTTATCGGAAAAGCCGTCCGCCTCGAACGCATCTTCAACCGCAACACCAACCGCACGATAATCGTGCCCATGGACCACGGCGTGACCGTCGGCCCCATCGACGGGCTGATCGACATGCGCGAGACCATAAACCAGGTGGCCGAAGGCGGCGCCAACGCGGTTCTCATGCACAAGGGCCTGGTGCGCTGCTCCCACCGCAAACGCGGCCGCGACGTGGGCCTCATCATCCATCTCTCCGCCTCCACCACCATCTCGCCCTTCCCCAACGCCAAGACCCTCGTGGGCACCGTCGAGGACGCCCTGAAGCTCGGCGCGGACGGCGTGTCCCTGCACATCAACCTGGGCGACGAGACCGAGCGCCACATGCTCGAAGACTTCGGCCACATCTCCTCCTCCGCTTCCGACTGGGGCGTTCCCGTGCTGGCCATGGTCTACGCGCGCGGCCCCAAGGTGAAGAACGAGTACGACCCCGACGTGGTGGCCCACTGCGCCCGCGTGGGCCTGGAACTCGGCGCGGACGTGGTGAAGGTTCCCTACACCGGCGACATCGAGAGCTTCGCCAAGGTCTGCGACGCCTGCTGCATCCCCGTGGTCATCGCGGGCGGCCCCAAGCTCTCCAACGTGCGCGACCTGGTGTGCATGGCCCACGACTCCGTGCAGGCTGGCGGCTCCGGCCTGTCCATCGGGCGCAACATCTTCCAGTACGGCCAGCCCTCGCGCCTGGTCCAGGCGCTGCACGGCGTGGTGCACCTCAACTGGGAGGTCGAACAGGCCATGGAACTCCTCAAGGACTAG